In Anaerolineales bacterium, one DNA window encodes the following:
- a CDS encoding SUMF1/EgtB/PvdO family nonheme iron enzyme: MSISSYLEKLSKITEAILHSPFEWCHVNGGSVVLQDATKDGGTKGGTFQVQDFAIAKYLITNAQYQPFVEDPNGYSNHRWWEYSPQALQWRQTHKKAQGTAFDGAKVPRTRISWFDSMAFCAWLSEVVASASRFSIHDVATWPIRLPSEPEWQRAALGDTSGPYPWGNSSVDETRANCANWAKQPTDVDSHPAGASPYGVFDMSGNLAEWCLTKWGTDGQDVTGYDYRNVRGGAWNIDAQNVFLQATDRYGHPPRGRLNDFGFRIGLYL, from the coding sequence ATGTCCATTTCTTCATATCTCGAGAAGTTGTCAAAAATTACAGAGGCTATACTACACTCGCCATTTGAGTGGTGTCATGTGAATGGCGGTTCTGTGGTTCTTCAAGACGCGACAAAGGATGGCGGCACAAAAGGTGGAACTTTTCAAGTCCAGGACTTTGCAATTGCCAAATATCTGATTACAAATGCACAATACCAGCCATTCGTCGAAGACCCGAACGGTTATTCCAATCACCGCTGGTGGGAATACTCTCCGCAGGCACTGCAATGGAGACAGACGCATAAGAAAGCGCAGGGAACCGCATTCGATGGCGCGAAGGTACCCCGCACACGCATCAGTTGGTTTGACAGTATGGCCTTTTGTGCCTGGCTTTCAGAAGTAGTCGCGAGCGCATCTCGTTTCTCGATCCATGATGTCGCAACTTGGCCGATTCGTTTGCCAAGTGAACCGGAATGGCAACGCGCCGCCCTTGGCGATACTTCCGGCCCGTACCCTTGGGGAAATTCATCGGTTGATGAAACACGTGCAAACTGTGCCAATTGGGCTAAGCAACCCACAGATGTCGATAGCCATCCCGCTGGCGCAAGCCCTTACGGCGTGTTCGATATGAGCGGCAATCTCGCCGAGTGGTGTCTGACCAAGTGGGGCACAGACGGGCAGGATGTCACCGGGTACGATTATCGAAACGTTCGTGGTGGTGCGTGGAATATCGACGCGCAGAATGTGTTTTTGCAAGCGACAGATCGCTATGGACATCCACCGCGTGGCAGGCTGAACGATTTCGGTTTTCGGATAGGCTTGTATCTGTAG
- a CDS encoding CPBP family intramembrane metalloprotease codes for MEKTIIKKTAWFLVICFTLTYGLGLIIFLQGGLEKSSLQGFIMYIPMISAFFVQKLIAKEPLLKGGKLGFRIGKPVYLLAAPVICLSILAVIYSVTFLLNPELLVNKDTLAENIGRANIPLGNMSTMQAILMIFALNLILAPILNLPMFLGEEVGWRGFLFPNLLALFKKPGLLIGGIIWGLWHLPMILMGLNYPTNPTLGILFMVIFCVSWGIIIQFIYQASGSIFSAALAHGIINWTGTTVMLFLVEENKINMFLEGPTGIVGLIVVAPVAFYCFQIYPVDQSMMT; via the coding sequence ATGGAGAAAACGATTATTAAGAAAACTGCTTGGTTCTTGGTTATATGTTTCACCCTAACCTACGGACTCGGATTAATCATCTTTTTGCAAGGCGGGTTGGAAAAATCGTCTTTACAAGGGTTTATCATGTATATTCCCATGATTAGCGCTTTTTTTGTTCAAAAACTCATCGCAAAAGAACCCCTTCTTAAGGGCGGCAAACTAGGATTCAGGATTGGAAAGCCAGTATACCTTTTGGCAGCTCCAGTAATTTGCTTAAGTATCCTTGCCGTGATTTATTCAGTAACTTTCCTTCTTAACCCTGAATTGTTGGTAAACAAAGATACGTTGGCTGAGAATATTGGGAGAGCCAATATTCCACTGGGTAATATGTCAACCATGCAAGCAATATTAATGATATTTGCTCTCAATTTAATACTTGCGCCGATACTCAATCTGCCAATGTTTTTAGGCGAGGAAGTCGGCTGGAGAGGATTTCTTTTCCCTAATTTACTAGCATTATTCAAAAAGCCAGGACTTCTTATTGGCGGAATTATCTGGGGTCTCTGGCACCTGCCGATGATTCTGATGGGGCTAAATTACCCTACAAATCCAACGTTGGGCATTCTGTTTATGGTCATTTTTTGTGTTTCTTGGGGAATTATTATTCAGTTCATTTATCAAGCGAGCGGATCGATCTTCTCTGCCGCTTTAGCTCATGGAATTATCAATTGGACTGGAACTACAGTTATGCTCTTTTTGGTGGAAGAAAATAAAATAAACATGTTTCTTGAAGGTCCCACTGGTATAGTCGGGCTTATTGTCGTTGCGCCAGTTGCTTTTTATTGTTTCCAAATATATCCTGTAGATCAATCAATGATGACATGA
- a CDS encoding YciI family protein encodes MKTNYYVFIYFPGPNWLTNQPIANQPLAGHFQYMTRLEAEEKLVLGGGFTDDSGAMGMLFVSDLEEAREIIENDPAIKEGIVTAQLHPYFVTVAGKIQKSG; translated from the coding sequence ATGAAAACCAACTACTATGTATTTATCTATTTCCCCGGACCAAATTGGCTGACGAATCAACCTATAGCTAATCAGCCGCTGGCAGGTCATTTTCAATATATGACCAGGCTTGAGGCGGAAGAAAAACTTGTTCTTGGCGGCGGGTTTACCGACGACAGCGGCGCAATGGGTATGTTGTTTGTATCAGATCTGGAAGAAGCGCGCGAAATCATAGAAAATGATCCTGCCATCAAAGAAGGAATAGTAACAGCACAATTACATCCTTATTTTGTAACTGTTGCCGGTAAAATTCAGAAAAGTGGCTAA
- a CDS encoding carboxypeptidase-like regulatory domain-containing protein — protein MPSSAELKGGDVKGHIFMPSCNSPLPNGRVVLILGLNRAKEITATSDENGNFYFENIEPNTYSLEIWRDERGFMQTGDDVVVRKGEITTINIDTFGIIEGFNGPDFAAPDLVCLSKP, from the coding sequence GTGCCATCATCTGCGGAGTTGAAGGGTGGAGATGTAAAGGGGCATATCTTTATGCCCTCCTGCAATTCACCCTTACCCAACGGTAGAGTTGTATTGATTTTAGGTCTAAACCGAGCAAAAGAAATCACAGCAACATCTGATGAAAATGGAAATTTTTATTTTGAAAATATTGAACCAAACACCTATTCTTTAGAAATATGGCGGGATGAACGTGGCTTCATGCAAACTGGTGACGATGTTGTTGTGCGAAAAGGGGAAATTACTACAATAAACATTGATACTTTTGGAATCATTGAAGGATTTAATGGACCTGATTTTGCAGCACCCGATTTA
- a CDS encoding helix-turn-helix transcriptional regulator — MNPDPPLSNREKDVLKLLMRGQSNKQIALSLGIAVRTVEFHLKSIYVKLNVRSRVELILKLVNSTGGVNGHLWDSTVDGMGKNFQNGNRLASRMKRAESLQDAVVIIGREFKMKNLFNTKHVLVAVSAALLAGLLWALIWIVTGNFPTLQDAFIPMMIILPMLGLAVGFVGKQSDIALRRVFFSALSGAAVSPLLIVPLMLLVVFPLGKLAEQIGLIDPATMPASTATLLTMIVISAIWLVIGVGIGIALLFMAIKKPNQHHVSEYKV, encoded by the coding sequence ATGAATCCCGATCCTCCTTTGAGCAACCGCGAGAAAGATGTCCTGAAACTGCTTATGCGCGGACAGAGCAACAAGCAGATTGCCCTATCGCTTGGGATTGCCGTCCGCACGGTTGAGTTTCACTTGAAAAGTATCTATGTCAAATTGAATGTGCGTTCCAGGGTTGAGTTGATCTTGAAACTGGTGAATTCCACAGGCGGCGTAAACGGACATCTGTGGGATTCCACAGTTGACGGGATGGGGAAAAACTTCCAAAATGGGAACAGGCTCGCGTCACGAATGAAGCGGGCTGAATCCTTACAAGATGCCGTTGTTATCATCGGCAGGGAGTTCAAAATGAAAAATCTGTTCAATACAAAACATGTGCTTGTGGCAGTATCTGCCGCCCTCCTGGCTGGTCTTTTGTGGGCTTTGATATGGATTGTTACTGGCAATTTCCCCACGCTTCAGGATGCGTTCATCCCAATGATGATCATCCTGCCCATGCTGGGGTTGGCTGTTGGGTTTGTGGGAAAACAAAGCGACATTGCCCTTCGGAGAGTGTTTTTCAGCGCATTGTCCGGCGCGGCAGTGAGTCCGCTTCTGATCGTTCCGCTCATGCTGCTTGTTGTTTTTCCGCTTGGAAAACTTGCCGAGCAGATTGGGCTGATCGACCCGGCAACCATGCCAGCGAGTACCGCCACACTCCTGACAATGATTGTCATATCTGCAATATGGCTCGTCATCGGGGTTGGCATCGGGATCGCATTGTTGTTTATGGCAATTAAAAAACCGAATCAACACCACGTCTCAGAATATAAGGTGTGA
- a CDS encoding helix-turn-helix transcriptional regulator produces MPILLSNIPSATPVEGPLSPLNAAWRGELRQPAELPQMGHLLLIFPLGETRFACAGVTIESSQYIFLAPTTSRQSMSLQAIGPKTEPPQALVLFLSPPFMTDMARFLGIPDDIQQLLHGHPLPQGDAVSAAASELAHACHADPDLDAADDLFLEVVGEVLRLMRVRHDALQRMTKHKDGTVADVLPRLLLARQFVEARCTEEFKTKDVAEQVGLSEFHFARLFRTAFDVSPRQHVIHSRLDAARRLLVLPENTVTETALRVGYGSLSSFIHAFSKRFGLSPAQYRAQFEK; encoded by the coding sequence GTGCCTATCCTTTTAAGTAACATCCCATCCGCAACGCCTGTAGAAGGTCCGTTGTCGCCATTGAATGCGGCATGGCGCGGCGAATTGCGCCAACCTGCAGAACTGCCGCAAATGGGACACCTTCTGCTCATCTTCCCGCTGGGTGAAACGCGGTTTGCCTGTGCGGGGGTCACAATCGAATCATCCCAGTATATTTTTCTTGCGCCGACAACGAGCCGCCAGTCGATGAGCCTGCAAGCCATCGGTCCAAAAACGGAGCCGCCCCAGGCGCTGGTTTTGTTTCTCAGCCCGCCGTTCATGACTGACATGGCGCGCTTTCTCGGCATTCCCGATGACATTCAACAACTTCTGCATGGACACCCCCTCCCGCAGGGAGATGCCGTCTCCGCCGCCGCTTCAGAACTTGCCCATGCCTGCCACGCCGACCCAGACCTGGACGCCGCCGACGATTTGTTCCTGGAAGTCGTTGGCGAAGTCCTGCGGCTAATGCGCGTGCGCCATGATGCCCTGCAAAGGATGACAAAACACAAAGACGGTACGGTTGCCGATGTGCTCCCCCGCCTGCTGTTGGCGCGGCAATTTGTCGAAGCCCGCTGCACTGAGGAATTCAAAACAAAGGATGTCGCCGAACAGGTTGGGCTTTCGGAATTTCACTTTGCGCGCCTGTTCCGAACCGCCTTTGACGTTTCGCCGCGCCAGCACGTCATCCATTCGAGGCTGGATGCAGCCCGCCGCCTGCTGGTACTGCCCGAAAATACCGTGACGGAAACCGCCCTCCGTGTGGGATATGGAAGTCTGAGTTCATTTATCCATGCCTTCTCCAAACGCTTTGGGCTTTCCCCGGCGCAATATCGCGCACAGTTTGAAAAATGA